One genomic window of Anoplolepis gracilipes chromosome 5, ASM4749672v1, whole genome shotgun sequence includes the following:
- the LOC140666333 gene encoding low-density lipoprotein receptor isoform X5 has translation MGRESRGVLLLVALAALAAANAFSIDSKLACPLRQFRCANGRCIPISWVCDKSDDCTDNSDESPEECKFAQECKDSDFKCTNGRCIPNIWHCDGDRDCPDGADEDPAVCRATPCSETEFQCSPGECIPKTWVCDHQIDCTDGLDEKNCRRSKSCTPEQFTCHSGNGECVALTWMCDDNPDCSDGSDEAECNDTCRSDEFTCANKHCIQQLWVCDNDNDCGDNSDEKACGPTTCNPGTDFSCSENYCITSRWRCDGDYDCPDRSDEIGCKESVSKERISHCDKEFDCDDGVTCIHQTWVCDGEKDCPNGADESPQRCHNVTCRPDQFQCEDRRSCISGHLYCNGKAECADESDEKNCTSKIEICDRRIQFECSEGSCIPLEKVCNKNPDCIGWEDESTELCGVDECAKNNGGCSQICVDLPIGYRCDCHAGYRLIDNRTCDDIDECLEPGSCSQFCQNEKGSFKCSCATGYLKDPRNSTRCKAAEGHASLLFARRHDIRKVALDRQEMTAIVNNTKMATALDFVFRTGMIFWSDISEKKIYKAPIDEGNERTVVIENDLTTSDGLAVDWIYSHIYWTDSGKDTIELANFEGNMRKTLIRDRIQEPRAIALNPLEGWMFWTDWSDEARIERAGMDGTHRSVIVGNDVKWPNGLTLDLIGKRVYWVDAKLNIIGSCNYDGTGRRTVLYSPNNLRHPFSITTFEDYVYWTDWDKETIFKANKFTGKEMEAVTSIRTLQHPMVVHVYHPYRQPDGMNQCQAVNGHCSHLCLPAPRINSKSPLLSCACPDGLRLLLDGLMCVENVTTTVAPSTQAAMMPFQRLEPLNVTTTLNPLSAADADGKRNLATESTDPGLVAGIVIGVVSLGLLLLALVAVLCYRHYLHRNVTSMNFDNPVYRKTTEDQFSLEKNRFPLPAATVGEEAQEPLTSPGTNDYV, from the exons ATGGGGCGAGAATCCCGTGGCGTGCTGCTACTCGTCGCGCTGGCCGCGCTAGCAGCCGCGAATGCCTTCTCAATTGACA GTAAACTAGCTTGTCCTTTGAGGCAGTTTCGGTGTGCCAATGGCAGATGCATTCCAATCTCATGGGTCTGCGATAAATCGGACGACTGTACCGACAATTCCGATGAAAGCCCGGAGGAGTGCAAAT TTGCACAGGAATGCAAGGACTCGGACTTCAAGTGCACCAATGGCAGATGCATACCGAATATATGGCATTGCGATGGTGACCGAGATTGCCCGGATGGCGCCGACGAGGATCCTGCTGTCTGTA GAGCGACACCGTGCAGTGAAACGGAGTTCCAATGCAGCCCGGGCGAGTGCATCCCGAAGACCTGGGTGTGCGATCATCAGATAGATTGCACCGACGGTTTGGACGAGAAGAATTGTCGCA GATCCAAGAGCTGTACGCCGGAACAATTCACATGCCATTCGGGAAATGGCGAGTGTGTGGCATTAACATGGATGTGCGACGACAACCCAGACTGTTCGGACGGTTCAGACGAGGCTGAGTGCA ACGACACTTGCCGGTCTGACGAGTTTACCTGTGCGAACAAGCACTGTATCCAGCAGCTCTGGGTATGCGATAACGATAACGATTGTGGGGATAACAGTGACGAGAAAGCTTGTGGGCCGACAACTTGTAATCCTGGCACTGATTTCTCATGTTCtgaaaattattgcataaCATCACGATGGAGATGTGATGGCGATTATGATTGTCCCGATCGATCCGACGAAATAGGATGCAAG GAATCTGTGAGCAAAGAGAGAATTAGTCATTGCGACAAGGAATTTGATTGCGACGATGGCGTTACTTGCATCCACCAGACATGGGTGTGTGATGGTGAGAAGGATTGCCCGAATGGTGCGGACGAATCTCCGCAGAGATGTCACAATGTTACCTGCAGGCCCGATCAATTTCAGTGCGAAGATCGCCGTTCTTGCATCTCgg gacATCTATATTGCAACGGTAAAGCAGAATGTGCCGACGAAAGTGACGAGAAGAATTGCACAAGCAAAATCGAAATCTGTGATCGACGGATTCAGTTTGAATGTAGTGAGGGTTCGTGCATTCCTTTGGAGAAAGTTTGTAACAAAAATCCAGATTGCATCGGCTGGGAGGACGAAAGTACCGAGCTTTGCGGAGTGGATGAATGCGCGAAAAACAATGGCGGATGCTCGCAGATTTGTGTAGATTTGCCTATAGGTTACCGATGCGATTGTCACGCGGGTTATAGACTCATTGACAATCGTACATGCGATG ATATCGACGAATGTTTGGAACCCGGTAGCTGTTCTCAATTTTGCCAAAATGAAAAGGGCAGCTTCAAATGTAGTTGTGCTACTGGTTATCTTAAAGATCCGCGGAACTCGACACGTTGTAAAGCTGCAGAAGGTCATGCGAGTCTGTTGTTCGCCCGTCGACACGATATCCGAAAGGTAGCTCTGGATCGTCAAGAAATGACTGCTATCGTTAACAATACAAAAATGGCAACAGCTTTAGATTTTGTCTTCCGCACTGGGATGATCTTCTGGAGCGATATTagcgaaaagaaaatttacaa AGCTCCAATAGACGAAGGAAATGAGCGTACAGTCGTTATCGAGAACGATCTCACTACATCGGATGGATTGGCAGTTGATTGGATTTACAGTCATATTTATTGGACAGACTCTGGAAAAGATACCATTGAGTTGGCCAATTTTGAAGGAAACATGAGAAAGACTCTGATAAGAGATCGCATTCAGGAACCTAGAGCAATAGCTTTGAATCCTTTAGAAGGTTGGATGTTTTGGACAGACTGGAGTGACGAAGCTCGTATCGAACGAGCCGGCATGGACGGCACTCATCGATCG GTGATTGTCGGCAATGATGTCAAATGGCCTAATGGCTTAACTCTAGACCTGATTGGTAAAAGAGTATATTGGGTAGATGCAAAGTTGAATATCATAGGTTCCTGCAATTATGATGGTACTGGTAGACGAACGGTTCTCTACTCTCCGAATAATCTCAGACATCCCTTCAGTATTACAACCTTCGAGGATTATGTATACTGGACCGATTGGGACAAGGAAACGATCtttaaagcaaataaatttaccgGAAAAGAAATGGAAGCCGTAACGTCGATCAGAACGCTTCAACATCCGATGGTAGTCCATGTATATCATCCTTATAGGCAGCCAGATGGAATGAATCAGTGTCAGGCTGTCAATGGGCATTGCAGCCATTTATGTTTACCGGCACCTAGAATTAACTCCAAATCGCCACTGTTGTCATGCGCCTGTCCTGACGGCTTACGACTATTGCTCGATGGATTGATGTGCGTGGAAAATG TTACTACGACCGTAGCTCCGTCGACGCAAGCAGCAATGATGCCGTTCCAGAGGCTCGAGCCTCTGAATGTTACAACGACTCTCA aTCCATTATCCGCAGCAGATGCAGATGGAAAGAGAAATTTAGCAACTGAATCAACAGATCCTGGCTTAGTCGCCGGCATTGTGATAGGCGTAGTGTCTTTAGGACTACTATTACTCGCACTTGTGGCAGTACTCTGCTACAGGCATTATCTTCATCGTAATGTCACTAGTATGAACTTTGATAATCCCGTCTATAGGAAGACTACAGAGGATCAGTTtagtcttgaaaaaaatagatttccgCTTCCCGCAGCTACAGTTGGAGAGGAG GCTCAGGAACCATTGACAAGTCCTGGAACAAACGATTATGTTTAA